CATAAACAAAGGCGATACCATTGTCCTTGAACAGACAAAAAGGGGAGACCCATCGCCTGCGCCTGATCACCTTACCATGATGAGGACCATATGGCTGGATTTTAATGGTGATGGTTATACCATTAAGGACAATATAAACGGCACCATGAGCAGCCAGTGGTATCTGGCAGTAAATGAGCCACTTAAGCTTGGCAGGGTTATACTGGATGGCGTTGACCAGCTTATTACCAGCCATGGAAAGGATAAAAAATCGGGTGTTGAGCTCAGAAAAGGGCATATAAACCTTGAAGGGGAATCAAGGGTTGAGACAGGCAAAAATGTGATACCGGCAGTGGGGTGGGATCACAATGTACAGGAGCTCTCTGCAACCCTTAATCTGCCTCCGGGGTGGCGGCTTATAAATGTAGGAGGCGTGGATTCAATAGAGGGCACATGGCTTCAGAACTGGGGAAACCTGCTTGCGATTTTTCTGGTGCTTGTGATCTCAACCGCTGTGTACAGGCTCTATAATATCAGGTATGGCATTATTGCACTTATAACCCTTGTGCTTACCTACCATGAACCGGATGCACCCGGATCAGTTTTTATAAGCATTCTTGCTGCAACAGCACTGTTACGCTTTATACCTGCGGGCTGGTTCAGAAAGATAATAGAGGTGTGGAGAATTGCCTCTATTATAGTGCTCTTCATTTTGGTTATCTCATTTATCGCCGGTCAGGCACGCACAGGTATATACCCTCAGCTTGAAAATCCAAGGAGTTATTCAGGGTATATGTATAAAAATGCACATCCTGTGATGATATCTCAGAAGCAGATGGAACCAGAAATGGCTCCTATGGAGAGGGGCAGAATGCCTATGATATCAAAGATGGCTGAGAGAGCTGAGGATGCGTTTACTCTCTCGGAAGTAACTGTATCAGGTGAAAAATGGAAGGCAGGAGGCTTTTCCAGCCAGAGCCAGAATGTCATGCTACAGGACCCAAAGGCCCTGATACAGACAGGGCCTGGGCTCCCGCAGTGGCAGTGGCATTCATATGCATTGCGATGGAACGGGCCGGTTGACTCCTCGCAGAATATAAGCATCTGGCTAATATCTCCATTTTTTAATCTTATCCTCTCATTTGTGAGGATTATACTTATTCTTATCCTTACCCTCATTGTAATAGAGATCAAAAATATTAAGATCGGAGGCATGAAGGCAGGGGCAACAGTCCTGCTTTTGATTTTCATGCTTATCCCTGTATCTGAAAACAGCTTTGCCCAGGAGAGAGGCGATTTCCCCCCACAGGCCATGCTCAATGAATTAAGGAATCGTCTCCTTGAAAAGGATGATTGTTTTCCATACTGCGCTGACAGCCCACAGATGGAGGTCACTACTGATAAGGATAACCTGCGCATTATCTTCAGGGTGCATGCAACAACTGAAACAGCGGTGCCTCTGCCCGGCTCTTCCATTATGTGGAACCCTGAGGAGATTTATATGGGCACGACCCCTGCACAGAATCTTTACAGGGACAGTAATGGCATCATGTGGATACATGTGCCAAAGGGCATACATGATGTTGTCATGAGGGGAAAGGTGCCTGAGTCTAATGAATTCCAGGTGCCACTTACACTCATCCCTCACAGTGTATCCCTTAAGGTAGATGGATGGGGTGCCTATGGTGTGGATAAGGATGGCCAGGTTCAGGGGAGCATAAAGTTTGTAAGGCTTGAAAAAAAGAGCATGGAGGGCTCTACAGACACCAAGCCGGTCCTGCCGCCCTTTTTCCATATTGAACGTATCATCTCTCTTGGTATTGACTGGCAGTTACACACGGTTGTAAGGCGTGTTACCCCTGCAAATGACCCTGTTGTTGTCTCTATCCCCCTTGTTAAGGGTGAATCAGTAATAACAGGCGGTGTGAAGGTGGAAAACAACAGGATAGTTGTGAGTATGTCGCCAGACGAAACTGAAAAACAGTGGTCATCCACAATCACCCCTTCAAATGAGATATCACTTAAGGCAAGTGATACTATAGAATGGACAGAGACATGGATTCTTGATGCAAGCCCCATATGGCACTGTGAACTCTCCGGTATCCCACTTATTCACCATCAGGATGCATCAGGTCAGTGGCGTCCTGAGTGGAGGCCATGGCAGGGTGAAGAGATAAAGATAAATATAACAAGGCCACAGGCTGTCCAGGGTAAGATTGTTACTATTGATAATGCAAGGCTTACGCATACACCAGGGAAACGTATCAGCACCTCCACCCTTGACCTCAATATCAGGAGCAGCCAGGGTGGGCAGCATAAGATAATGATCCCTGAAGGCGCAGAGCTGAGGCGGGTTATGATTTCAGGCAAAAGCCAGCCCATAAACCAGGAGGGAAGAGACGTAACTGTCCCGCTTAATCCGGGTGTACAGCAGGTTAACCTGGAGTGGCAGGCCGAGACCAGTTCAAGGATACTGGTATCATCTCCAAAAGTAGATTTAGGAACAGAGGCGGTGAATGCATATGTCACATTCAACATGCCGCAGAACAGGTGGATACTGTTTGCTGGCGGGCCTGTGCTGGGGCCTGCCGTACTATTCTGGGGTTATCTGGTGGTTATAATTATTATTGGTGTGCTCCTGGGCAGGGTAAAGTTTACACCCCTTGGAACAGCTTCATGGATATTGCTCGGGCTAGGGCTTACGCAGGTTCCCCCATCTACTGCAATAATGGTGGCAGGATGGTTCATTGTAATGGGTTTAAGGAATAAGGCGGTTCAGAACCAGAGGGAGTGGTTATTCAACATTGCACAGGTAATCCTTGCAGTATGGTTTATAGCGGCCATGTCAGGTTTATGGTCTTCAATACAAAGCGGGCTCCTTGGCATACCTGATATGCAGATAGAGGGAAACAGGTCAACCGATTATATGCTCAACTGGATGCAGGACAGGGTAGCATCCGAACTTCCGCACCCCTGGGTGATATCCCTTCATATCTTTTTCTTTAAAGCTCTCATGCTCTTGTGGGCATTGTGGTTAGCATACTCACTGATACTCAAATGGCTACCCTGGGCATGGGGCTGTTTCAGTGATGGAGGGATATTCAGGAAAATGAATATGTGGAAAAGGAAAAAGGGTGAGAATATCCAGCCTCCACCTATAAAAGAAAGGGGGGGAGGCGTTTAGTTGAAGGAAAAGCGAAAGACATTAAGAGCCTTCGTAGGGTCAGGCATTATACCAGATCATAATTTTGTAGAGACAAGGCATGCCTTGTCTCTACGCGGTGGGGTGTAAAACCCCACCCTACTTTGGAAAAAGGTCGAATAAAATCTCAAAAAACTTTGTGTCCTCCCTGGCCCGGCATAGCCTTGGCGACGACGGCCGTGCCCTCCGTGGTGAATAGCATTTTTAGATTTTACCTTTCCTTCAACCTTCAGTCTGCTATTCATCATGTAAATTTTAATGTAAACGTTGTCCCGACATCCGGTTTTGAATCCACACTGATCGTCGCATGATGCATGCGTAAAATCTGCCGCGAAAGGCTGAGGCCGATCCCTGACCCCTGCTTTTTGGTTGTAAAAAATGGAATAAATATCTTTTCAAGGGCCTCTTCAACAATCCCGACACCATTATCCTGTACAGTTATTATTGACCCTCCTTCTATTCCAAGCATGGCTGTAAGGGTAATCTCAGGATTTGCTCTCTCTTCGACTGCCTGTATGGCGTTTAAGATCAGATTTATCATCACCTGTTCCATTAAATCAGGATCAACAGAAAATTCAAGGCTCTCAGGTTCCATCTGCCACCTGAAAGAAATATTATGCTCTGTAAGGGTGTTATTCATCAGTGTTTCAATACGTTTAAAAAATGTTTGAATGGAAAGGAGTTTGAACTTGGGCGTGGGAATCAGGGTCATATTCCGGTAGTTGCTTACAAAATCCATTAACCCATGACTTCTTGAGCTGATGGTTTTTAAGGCATCGATCAAATCCTTAATATCATCCGGGTTAATGGTTTCATCCTCCTTATCAATCATTCCAAGCATGGTGGATGTCATGGAGGATATAGGGGTTATTGAATTCATGATCTCATGGGTCAATACCCTGATAAGATTCTGCCATGCCTCAAGCTCCTTTTCTTCCAGTTCTTCCTTGATGTTCTGTATGGATATCAGGATATTTTTTTCCTCCTTTAAAACAAACGGGTGACTGTAGATTGAAAGGTATCCTGTCTCATTTTCCATACGAAGGTTAATGAGCTTTTTTTCATTTTGTTTAAGGTGTAAGAGGGTGTCAGTAAGCTTTGGGTATTTCTGTCGCAGATCATTAATGTTTTTCAAAAGACTGATTTTAAGTATCTTTTTAGCGGCGTTATTTATAAGGTCAACAGTCCCATCCTGTTTGTAAACAATAATCCCTGTACCAATATGTTGCACTATTGTCTGAAGATACCTTGCGTGAATCTCGCTTGAAGATCGTATCTCCTGAAGTTTATGCATGACCTCACTGAATGCATCCTTAAGTTCACTGAATGAAGTGCCAAGCCCTTCGCTTGTAAATGCCTGTGAGGTATCATCATACTTTATGGAAAGAAGAAACCTGCTCAGGTCCCTGTTTGTCTTTTCCGCAAAATGGATAATGGAAAACACCTGGGCGACTATAAGAAGAGCCACAGTAACAGTAACAAATATAAAATCCATTTTAAAGACAAGCCAGGCAAATAAAAGGATAGTGGCAGTCAGGAGGATGATTCTGAATGTAATTTTGAATTTGAATGTTCTTATCATTGATACCTCAAAAACTATTTCACCGCCCGTTCGCTTCGTTCACTGGAGACACGGAGATCACGGAGTTTATTGATTAAAAAAGAATATAAAAATACTCTCTGTGTTCTCTGTGCCTCTGTGGTGAATCTAAATCCCATGCTTTTCCATACGCCTGTAAAGTGACGACCTGGTCAACCCCAGTTCACGTGCTGCCTGACTCACATTACTCCTGTATTTATCAATCGCCTTCTGGATCATTATCTTCTCAACAAGATCAAGGTTGTAATTATCAAATAATATGGCATCTCCTTCTGTGCCTGGCGCAGTCAAAAGAAAATCCTCCGGCTGAAGAACATCTGATTCGCTTAAAATAATCGCCCTTTCCATGCAGTGCTGAAGCTCCCTTACATTCCCGGGCCATGTGTATGCCATGAGTTTGTTCATTGTTGATGCCGCAATACCCTTTTCTGGTTTGTTATATTTTTTGCAGAAGATTTTAAGAAAGTGTTCAGCCAGGAGTTTAAGGTCTTCCCCTCTTTCCCTTAAAGGAGGGAGGTGTATCTCGACTGTATTTATTCTGTAGAGCAGGTCCTGCCTGAATCTTTGTTTATTAACCATTTCAAGGATGTCCATGTTTGTGGCGCATATCAGCCTGATATCTATTGGCAGGTTTTTATTTGAACCAAGACGTACAACCTGCTTTGTCTCGATTGCCCGGAGTATCTTTGACTGCATGGCAATGGGCAGGTTTGCTATCTCATCCAGAAAAAGGGTCCCGCCTGATGCCACCTCAAATCGGCCAACACGGTCAGCCACAGCATCTGTGAATGCCCCCTTAACATGGCCGAACAGCTCGCTTTCAAACAGGGATTCGCTTATGGCCCCCATATCCACACTGATAAACACCTCTTTGCCTCTCAATGAGTGGTGATGAAGGGCTCGCGCCACAAGTTCCTTGCCTGTCCCGTTTTCGCCAAGGATAAGGCAATTGGCATCGGTCTTTGCGACCTTGAGGATGGTGTCATAAACCCTCTGCATGGCAGGGGATGAACCGATAAACTCGTTGAATGGCTGCATCATGTCAGAGCTTAACTGCTCCTGACGCTGTCTGAGGTTCGCTGCCTCAAGCCTTGTCTTGTGAAGGTTACAGGCCGCAGATACTGTTGCAAGCAGTTTTTCATTCTGCCAGGGCTTAAGGATAAAATCTGTTGCACCATTTTTAACAGCTGTTACAGCAAGGTTTATATCCCCGAATGCGGTGATCATTATCACAACAGCAGAATGGTCAATCTCAATGATCTTTGAAAGCCAGTGTAAACCTTCC
The genomic region above belongs to Desulfatiglans sp. and contains:
- a CDS encoding ATP-binding protein, whose protein sequence is MIRTFKFKITFRIILLTATILLFAWLVFKMDFIFVTVTVALLIVAQVFSIIHFAEKTNRDLSRFLLSIKYDDTSQAFTSEGLGTSFSELKDAFSEVMHKLQEIRSSSEIHARYLQTIVQHIGTGIIVYKQDGTVDLINNAAKKILKISLLKNINDLRQKYPKLTDTLLHLKQNEKKLINLRMENETGYLSIYSHPFVLKEEKNILISIQNIKEELEEKELEAWQNLIRVLTHEIMNSITPISSMTSTMLGMIDKEDETINPDDIKDLIDALKTISSRSHGLMDFVSNYRNMTLIPTPKFKLLSIQTFFKRIETLMNNTLTEHNISFRWQMEPESLEFSVDPDLMEQVMINLILNAIQAVEERANPEITLTAMLGIEGGSIITVQDNGVGIVEEALEKIFIPFFTTKKQGSGIGLSLSRQILRMHHATISVDSKPDVGTTFTLKFT
- a CDS encoding sigma-54-dependent Fis family transcriptional regulator, whose product is MAEKIGKILIVDDDEDVLKAARLFLKKHVTAIHTEQNPENIPSLMANNSYDVILLDMNYSRDVTSGQEGLHWLSKIIEIDHSAVVIMITAFGDINLAVTAVKNGATDFILKPWQNEKLLATVSAACNLHKTRLEAANLRQRQEQLSSDMMQPFNEFIGSSPAMQRVYDTILKVAKTDANCLILGENGTGKELVARALHHHSLRGKEVFISVDMGAISESLFESELFGHVKGAFTDAVADRVGRFEVASGGTLFLDEIANLPIAMQSKILRAIETKQVVRLGSNKNLPIDIRLICATNMDILEMVNKQRFRQDLLYRINTVEIHLPPLRERGEDLKLLAEHFLKIFCKKYNKPEKGIAASTMNKLMAYTWPGNVRELQHCMERAIILSESDVLQPEDFLLTAPGTEGDAILFDNYNLDLVEKIMIQKAIDKYRSNVSQAARELGLTRSSLYRRMEKHGI